CACAGAATGCAGTTACAACTCCTATTACTGATGAGGACTGTAAGGTTCAAGTTGTTGTTTCATCAACACCACCAACACCTCCTACTCCCCCACCAGCCTCAGAGCCATCAGCTGTTCCTTCACCAGCTGCCCCAGAGCCTCTACCACCTCCTTTTACTCCATCAACTGCTGTAGTGTCATCTGATTCTCCTATCCAGAATCCAGGTACATTTTGAAGTTCAATTTTACAAGTTCAAAAATACAGATTTGTAGTTTGGCTGATGTGTGCTTGTTGAGAACAGACAAGAGACTTTGTCCTTTCTTTGTTTTGGAGTCTTGCTAATTTTGTCAGTCAGTGATATTTTATCGAGAACTTTTGTCATCTATTGATCCTTGTTGTTATCTGTATTCCTCATTAGACTATTTCAAATAAGTGTTTGTTTATCAATCTGGGCCATCATTTCAACTTCTAACTTGAAAAACAGGTTTTAGGAGTCTttttcaagttttcattcacTAAAATTCAACTTGTTTTGATGTCCAAACACTaacttcaattttcaaatactcttcttcaacttcaaatACTACTTTTTTTCATATCTCGACCTACTCATGTCCAAACGCCTAAGTGATCCTTTATCTGAACAGAATTCAAATTGTAAAAACAGAAGTATGTGAAGTAACATTTCCAATCTGAAAAAACTTTGGGTAAAGTAAAGGAAACATAGCACGGCTTAAAGAAGTCTAATGTGTGTTATCACAAAGGATATCATGTCTtgattctctttttttctacttATCGTTTAAATCGAAAGCTTAACTTTCCCTGCTTCTTTATATGAGCTGCTTCTTTCTGTCTTACTATAATTGTTACAACTTGGCAGAGTTGGCAGAGAGTCCACGCACGAATTCCAATGGAACTATTACTAAACAGGATATAGAAGAAACAACAGCAAAATCAAGGTTGTCTGGAATCTGCAGCAGTAGCTCATGCACCGGATGTACCAACAGCAACTGTTTTACAAGCTTGACTGGAATCTGCAGCAGCAGTTTGAGCTCAAGCAGTAATGGAAGTACCAGCAGCAGCAGTATTTTTCCAAGCTTGACCAGAATCTGTAGCAGCACTAGGAGCTCGAGCAGTAATGGAAGTACTGGCAGCATCAGCGTTTTCCCAAGCTTGTCTGGAATATTTAGCAATAGTAGGAACTCAAACAGTAATGGAAGTACCCGCAGCAGCAGCATATTTTCAAGTTCAACTGGAATCtgtagcagcagcagcagcattTTTGCAAGTTCAACTGGAATCTATAGCAGCAGCAGTAGCTCAAGCAGTAACAGAagcaacagcagcagcagcatTTTTACAAGCTTGACTGGAATCTGTAGCAGCAGTAGTAACTCGAGCAGCAATGGAAGTGCCAGCAACAGCACTTTTGCAAGCTTATTTGCTTCATCAACAGCTTCAGGAAGTTTGCCATCTCAAGCACCTCAATTTACTGATTGGTTTCAATCCGTGGCTCCTGCACCGCCACCTGATATAGAACCACCATCATCTATGGAACCAATATCTCTCTGCCTTGCAATGAGTCATGGTTCATCGGTCTTTGGACCAACTGGGCAAGAGAGAATGCAGTATGCTGCAGCACCACAACCATCCATGTCTGCAACAGCATTACTGCAGAAAGCTGCTCAGATGGGTGCAACAGCGACAAACTCATCATTGTTGAGGGGTCTTGGGAtattatcttcttcttcatcatctagTGGGCAACACGAATGGAATGGGAGACAAATT
The sequence above is a segment of the Solanum dulcamara chromosome 11, daSolDulc1.2, whole genome shotgun sequence genome. Coding sequences within it:
- the LOC129873411 gene encoding zinc finger protein ENHYDROUS-like — its product is MNDCAGSGEASVSASGDQAAPCKEAAKKKRNLPGMPDPNAEVVALSPKTLLATNRFVCEICNKGFQRDQNLQLHRRGHNLPWKLRQRTSNEVRKRVYVCPEPTCVHHDPSRALGDLTGIKKHFCRKHGEKKWKCDKCSKKYAVQSDLKAHLKICGTKEYKCDCGTMFSRRDSFITHRAFCDVLAKDSEKAQNAVTTPITDEDCKVQVVVSSTPPTPPTPPPASEPSAVPSPAAPEPLPPPFTPSTAVVSSDSPIQNPELAESPRTNSNGTITKQDIEETTAKSRLSGICSSSSCTGCTNSNCFTSLTGICSSSLSSSSNGSTSSSSIFPSLTRICSSTRSSSSNGSTGSISVFPSLSGIFSNSRNSNSNGSTRSSSIFSSSTGICSSSSSIFASSTGIYSSSSSSSSNRSNSSSSIFTSLTGICSSSSNSSSNGSASNSTFASLFASSTASGSLPSQAPQFTDWFQSVAPAPPPDIEPPSSMEPISLCLAMSHGSSVFGPTGQERMQYAAAPQPSMSATALLQKAAQMGATATNSSLLRGLGILSSSSSSSGQHEWNGRQIDTDGATLAAGLGLGLPCDDGSGLKELMLGTPSVFGPKHPTLDLLGLGMAAGGGPTPGLSALITSMGGNLDVAAAAGSFDSGEFCGKEFGRSS